Genomic DNA from Clostridia bacterium:
GGGCTCGATTACCACTACGACGACACCGACGCGGAAACGCAGAAGCGCGCCTTCGCGCGGCAGCTTGAGCTGGCGAAGGAAGCGGATCTGCCCGTGATAATCCACTCGCGCGACGCCTGCGCCGATACGCTCGAGCTCGTCCGCGCGAGCGGCGTGCGCCGGGGCGTCGTCCACTGCTTCGGCGGCAGCGCCGAGACCGCGCGCGAATACGTCGCGATGGGCTTCCACGTCTCCTTCACCGGAGTTATAACCTTCAAAAACGCGCACCGCGTCCGCGAGGCGTGCGCCGCCGTGCCGCTCGACCGCCTCATGATAGAAACGGACGGCCCGTATATGTCGCCGGAGCCGCACCGCGGCGAGCGCAACGAGCCGGCTTTCGTCCGCTTCGTCGCCGCGAAGATGGCGGAGGTCAAGGGCGTTACGCCCGATCAGCTCGCGGAGATAACGTTTGAGAACGCGCTGAAATTTTTCGGGATAAAAGAACTTCGATAAACAGTCGGTAAATCAACGATAGCAACGCTCCTGTCATTCCGAGCCGGCGAAGACGGCGAGGAATCCCCCTCGTAAGCGACCGTTTGCATAGGGCGGGGGATCTCTTGCTGCGCTCGAGATGACAGATACACGGCAAAAGGAGACCGTATGCTTCAGAAAAAACGCTTTTTCGGAAAACACGACGGACTGACCGTCTTCCTGCTTGCCGCGGGACTGGCGCTGTCGGTCTTTTTGCCCGTGATGATAATGACGGGCGGATACCAGCTGTTTTTCGGCGACTTCCAGCTTCAGCAGATACCGTTTTACAGCGAGGTCAACCGCGCGATACACAGCGGCGAGTTCTTCTGGAACTGGAATACGGATATGGGCGTCAACACCATCGCGTCCTATTCCTTCTATCTGCTCGGCAGTCCGTTTTTCCTGATAACGCTGCTCTTCCCGCACACCTGGACGACCTATCTCATCGCGCCGCTCTACTGCGTGAAGATCGGGCTTGCGGCTATGGGCGCGTTCTTCGTCATCCGCAGGCGCGTGGCGAATAAATATTTCGCCTTCACCGGCGGCATACTTTACGCGTTCTCCGGCTTCCAGATGTTCAACCTCGTCTTCAACCACTTCCACGACGTGGTGGCGTTCTTCCCGTTCGTCATCCTCGCTTTCGACGCCTGCATCGAGGAGGGGAAGCGCGGCTGGCTCGGGATAATGGTTTTCATCAGCTCGCTTTACAGCTACTTTTTCATCCCCGGTGTCGCGGTCTTCGTGGTCATATATTATATTCTGCGCCTGATAGGGAAGGATCTGAAGTTTTCCTTCAAAAACCTCTGCCGCGCGTCGTTTGAAGCCGTTATCGGTCTGGTGATGGCGGCGGCGATACTGATGCCGACGCTTATGGCGCTCTCGGATTTCCCGCGCGCGAACGAGTCCTTCAGCAACAACTACTATATGTGGTTCTTCTCCGCGACGAAGCGGTATTTCGAGCTCGCCCGCGGAATGATATTCCCGCCGGAGATACCCGGCGACCTGAACTTCTTCCATCGCGGGAGCGACTCCTGGATACCGAACTGGACCTCCACCTCCGCCTGGCTGCCGCTCTTCTCGGTGACGGGCGTGTGGGCGTATCTGCGCACGAAGAAGCAGCATAAGCGCGACTGGCTTTCGATCCTGCTCGTGCTCTGCTGCGTATGCTCCTTCGTGCCGGTGTTCAACGCGGTGTTCCTGCTCTTTAAGTCGAATTACTATACGCGCTGGTGGTATATGGCGATACTCTTTATGGCGATGGCTACCGCGATCGCGCTCGACCGCCGCGAAACGAACTGGAAGGCGGGCATAAAGGGCACGATAATCGCCTCCGCGGCGATCGCGCTGCCGGTCGGACTTTCCGGCGTAGTGTGGGTGCTGACGAACCCGTCGAACTTTGAGAAGATCGACGGCGTCGGAGACGTCTTCAAAGGGCTGGAGCAGTACCCGGACCGCTTCTGGCTTTACGTGTTCTTCCTCGCGCTCTGCATCGCGATGGTGATACTGCTTACGCGAATCATGCGCCCGATGTACCTGCGCGATCTCGATTCGGACGAAACCGGCACCGCGGCCGCGTTCGAGGTCGGCGATAAGAAGACGGAGAAGGCGGAAGCGGCGGAGGCGTCCGCATCCGGCGTTACGGTCGAAGAGGAAGACGAAGCGGAAGCTCCCGCGCCCGATTCCGTCGTCACGAGCGAAGCGGAAGCTCCCGCGCCCGATCTTGTCATCCTGAGCGAAGCGAAGGATCCCACACCTCAAGCGGACGTGTCGCAAAAGGAAGGGGATTCCTCGCCCGAAGGGCTCGGAATGACAGCGGCGGCAGAAGTCAACCTCGCCGCCTTGCCCGCCGCCGAAACCGCCGACGCTGCCGACGCCGCCGAAACCGCCGACGCCGCCGAAACCGCCGACGCCGCCGAAGCCGACGAGCCCGCCCCGCGCAAGCGCCGTTTCTTCAAGCGCCGCCTGTTCAAGCGCGGAGGCGGCGGGCCCGACTTCATCGTGAAGTGGTCGTCGAAAAAACGCTACGGCGTCGCGGTGCTCGCAACGACCTGCTTATTCGCCTTCCTCGCGTGGACGTTCTACGAGCAGATCGGCTACTCAAAGGCGTTCAGCCCGGATTTCTACGAAGAAAACTACCTTTACTCATATGAGACCATACAGCTCGAAGGGCTGGAGAACTCCCGCCTCGAGAACTACGACGGAGTGCGCAACCTCTCCATTTTCATGCACACGCCCGGTCTTTCGAGCTTCCACAGCGTCGTGCCGACCTCCACCATCGAGTTTTACGATTCGCTCGGCATAAAGCGCGACGTCGCCACGAACGTGCCGCTTGACCGCGGCGCGCTGCGCCCGCTGCTTTCCGTCCGCTACGTGCTGGATGACGACAATCAGCGCGAGCTTTTCGGCGAATGCGACTGGCTGACCTACGTCGGCGAGATAGGCACCTTCGACGTCTGGGAAAACAACCAGTTCATCCCGATGGGCTTCTGCTACGACAACGCGATCCCGCGCAGCGACTACGATTCGCTGAACAGCGACGCGAGGGCGCAGATCCTGCTCGCCGCGATGGTGGTGGACGACGACCGCATCGACTACTTCTCCCGCTTCATGAACACCGCGCCGTTCTATACGCTCGCCTACAGCGAGATCGCGCAGGCGCGCAACGCCGATAACCGCCGCAGGACCGCCTCGAAGAGCTGGGAGTTCGGCAAAAACGGCTTCACCTCCGTGATAGATATGGAGCGCGAGAACTACGTCTTCTATTCGATCCCCTACGACGCGGGCTGGACGGCGTACGTCGACGGAGCCGAAGCCGAAATAGAGCGCGTGAACGTCGGCTTCATGGCGGTGCTCGTCGGCGAAGGCGAACACACCGTGGAGTTCAGATACGTCAGCCCCGGCTTCATAACGGGCGCGAAGATATCCGCCGCCGCTGCGGGCGTCTTCGCCGCCTACCTGTGCGCCGACGCGCTCCTCGCGCGCCGCAGAAAGCGCAGGGCGGAAGCGGCGGAGGAAGCGGTATGAAACGCCTGCTCGCCGCGCTTCTCTCGATAACGCTCGCGCTCGCCGCCTTTTCCGGCTGCGCGAAGGAGGTAACGGAATTGAAGTTCAACGCTGACGGCGAATTCAGAATACTCGTCCTCGCGGACTGCCAGGACGGAGAAAAGCCGAACGAGCGCATGATGAAATTCATCGGCGCGATGCTCGATATGAACAAGCCCGACCTCGTCGTCCTCCTCGGCGACAACGTCATCGAGGGCGAGGAAAAGAAGTTCCGCAGTGGCGCCGAGGCGCTGCTCGCGCCGATCGTCGAGCGCGGAACGCCCTACGCCTACGTCTTCGGCAACCACGACGACGAATACGGCATGACGAAAGAGGTAATGCACAGGGTCTACTCCGGCATCGGCGACTGCCGCACGGTCGACGCGGCGCCGGAGATAAGCGGACTCGGAAGCTGCGCGATACCCGTCATGTCTTCCGACGGCGGCCGCGCGGCGTATTACCTCTGGATGATAGATTCCGGCAGCTACGATCCCGTCTACGGCGGCTACGACCACGTCCACGAGGATCAGCTCGAGTGGATGAAGGCGACCGCCGCGGAATACAACGCGGACGGAATCGTTCCGTCGATGGTCTTTCAGCACATAATCCCGCCCGAGGGGTTCGACTTCCTCTGTGAAAGCGGCCTGCCCGAAGGCACTCCCGGCACGAAGGCGTACGGCGGCAAGAACTACTCCCTGCGGCTGAACGATAAAGCGTCCGGCTACCTCGGCGAATTCCCCTGTCCGCCGACGGTGAATAGCGGCGAGATGGACGTCCTTGCCGAGATCGGAGGCGTCGTCGGCGTCGCGGTCGGCCACGACCACGCCAACGCCTTCATCGGCGAGGCGAAGGGGATAGATATAATCCAGTGTCCCGGCGCGTCCTTCGCGTCCTACGGCGACGACCTCATCCGCGGCTGCCGCCTGATAACGCTGAAGGAGGCCTCGCCGGACTACGAGACCAAAATTTTCACCGTAACCGCCTATGAGGACGGTTTGTACGACGCGGAATAAACGAAACGCCCCGCACTCACGGGGCGTTATCCGAAAGAGAAGGAGGCGAGAACGGTGCCCGACAAAGACGAACTCGAAAAAAAGGAAGCGGAAGAAACGGAGCCCGTTCCCGCCGAAGAAAAGGGAGCGCCCGATTCCGACACCCTCGCCGACACCCCCGCCGCTG
This window encodes:
- a CDS encoding TatD family hydrolase — protein: MRLFDTHVHMDDPRYDADREELLRGLAAAGVELILNPSANMEEARAAVALSEKYPFVYAAVGVHPSETAGFSEADCAELLALAAKPKTVAIGEIGLDYHYDDTDAETQKRAFARQLELAKEADLPVIIHSRDACADTLELVRASGVRRGVVHCFGGSAETAREYVAMGFHVSFTGVITFKNAHRVREACAAVPLDRLMIETDGPYMSPEPHRGERNEPAFVRFVAAKMAEVKGVTPDQLAEITFENALKFFGIKELR
- a CDS encoding YfhO family protein, whose protein sequence is MLQKKRFFGKHDGLTVFLLAAGLALSVFLPVMIMTGGYQLFFGDFQLQQIPFYSEVNRAIHSGEFFWNWNTDMGVNTIASYSFYLLGSPFFLITLLFPHTWTTYLIAPLYCVKIGLAAMGAFFVIRRRVANKYFAFTGGILYAFSGFQMFNLVFNHFHDVVAFFPFVILAFDACIEEGKRGWLGIMVFISSLYSYFFIPGVAVFVVIYYILRLIGKDLKFSFKNLCRASFEAVIGLVMAAAILMPTLMALSDFPRANESFSNNYYMWFFSATKRYFELARGMIFPPEIPGDLNFFHRGSDSWIPNWTSTSAWLPLFSVTGVWAYLRTKKQHKRDWLSILLVLCCVCSFVPVFNAVFLLFKSNYYTRWWYMAILFMAMATAIALDRRETNWKAGIKGTIIASAAIALPVGLSGVVWVLTNPSNFEKIDGVGDVFKGLEQYPDRFWLYVFFLALCIAMVILLTRIMRPMYLRDLDSDETGTAAAFEVGDKKTEKAEAAEASASGVTVEEEDEAEAPAPDSVVTSEAEAPAPDLVILSEAKDPTPQADVSQKEGDSSPEGLGMTAAAEVNLAALPAAETADAADAAETADAAETADAAEADEPAPRKRRFFKRRLFKRGGGGPDFIVKWSSKKRYGVAVLATTCLFAFLAWTFYEQIGYSKAFSPDFYEENYLYSYETIQLEGLENSRLENYDGVRNLSIFMHTPGLSSFHSVVPTSTIEFYDSLGIKRDVATNVPLDRGALRPLLSVRYVLDDDNQRELFGECDWLTYVGEIGTFDVWENNQFIPMGFCYDNAIPRSDYDSLNSDARAQILLAAMVVDDDRIDYFSRFMNTAPFYTLAYSEIAQARNADNRRRTASKSWEFGKNGFTSVIDMERENYVFYSIPYDAGWTAYVDGAEAEIERVNVGFMAVLVGEGEHTVEFRYVSPGFITGAKISAAAAGVFAAYLCADALLARRRKRRAEAAEEAV
- a CDS encoding metallophosphoesterase, translated to MKRLLAALLSITLALAAFSGCAKEVTELKFNADGEFRILVLADCQDGEKPNERMMKFIGAMLDMNKPDLVVLLGDNVIEGEEKKFRSGAEALLAPIVERGTPYAYVFGNHDDEYGMTKEVMHRVYSGIGDCRTVDAAPEISGLGSCAIPVMSSDGGRAAYYLWMIDSGSYDPVYGGYDHVHEDQLEWMKATAAEYNADGIVPSMVFQHIIPPEGFDFLCESGLPEGTPGTKAYGGKNYSLRLNDKASGYLGEFPCPPTVNSGEMDVLAEIGGVVGVAVGHDHANAFIGEAKGIDIIQCPGASFASYGDDLIRGCRLITLKEASPDYETKIFTVTAYEDGLYDAE